TGAAGCACTGAAGGACTTGCAGCAGCAATAGTTCATTTTGGTACTTCTATAGCATGATACTCTACATGATATTTCTTTTGTAGGCTCCTTTGTTCAACCACTACAATACACCTTGTTCCATACAAACTTCTGAAATGGATTTCACTGCTGGTCGACCTGTTTTTGTTAGCTACAAATAGCGTACCAAGCAATGTCGACCCGTTACTAGTTATGCCAAACTATTCCATCGAAACGCAGAAACTTCGTTTTAGTTCAGGTTAACTTTCAGTTATCTTCACCTGCATTCGTCCCACGTATATGCTAAGCACTTGTGCACACACGCCTCttcttttcaatcatttttgaGGCTGAGTCGTAGGCAGTCCAGGTGGACCAATTGATGTTTGTCGTCCGCAATTGACCCAATCATCCGTGAAAGAAGCAGACTCGATGTTTCCTCTTAATCTTTACGCCACCTTACATGCCTGTAAGTTGCTAATGTATAGTCTTAACGCATCTAAAGAGATGCATCACATGATCCACACGAACCCGGGCATCAAAAGTGATTTGGAAAGGgacattcattttctttcttttagattACAATGTCCAAACACTGTTTCACACAGGTGTAGCACTTcacaaatatgaagaaaagcTTTTTCTCGTTGAAAATGCAGCGACGGGAAGGTAAGGGGAACGCAGGATGTCTGCTAAGACCGCcaagaaaaacagaatgatgggttgcgaaagttcgaccttccttgaatcttggcgcAGAGATTGTAACTTCGATTGTCGacgtcgatagtcaaatttaagcaacaaccgagattgttaacaaactttattacggctaacgtttcgacgtaGTCGCCTTTGTCACagcctggaaagtaaaaacatttgtaatatatcctctcaaatggcTAGAACAACTCATTATCCCTTAAGATGTTACACCGAAAGAGCCcgaatcgttgtgcctacctcagtagccaCGTTGaagtgatgttagcggatatccgtgTGGTGTAATCTCTCCAAAtactaattttaatatttttttctaattttccaatACTAATTAaaatgcgacccgcatatgaccctgTAGATTAAAACTCGCGAAgatcttgatacagagccaactcgttggtcacgcctaagcactcttcccttctattcattttagGGCCTTCTGCATTTATACAACACGCTTccaagttctgcgagctataatttcgggctcgcacgataggatcgtggcagttatgcagaaaggaacattttcgtgacattgtctgcggtgagctCCGAAgtgagttgctgcattcgactGTTTCATCCtatttagatgttctttaatgcgaacacaaaAGCTCGTTCTGTTTCGCTgatgtattggtccccacatgttttacacgaaattagatagactacaccagagaccatgcagtcgccttccttcccgaatgggcatattacacagtcgaAAGATAGTGAGCAGCCTGCAATACGTACATGATCGCCTGCGATATAGAGGAAAGATCGGAGAGGAAAAAACGGGTAGAGGAAGTAACATTAATGCGAATTTCCTTTTGGTATCATTCCCCGCAATGATATTCAAACCACAGGAACCCCATCCTCGAGTGGATGCCAAGTTTCGTTCGTTCACCACAtcaattttctcaattcttAAAAGGTTTTCGAGGAAACATCTTACTTCTAATCTTACGCGAATATAACGCTCTAGCCTACGTGAGATCCGCGAATTCTTAACACATGGCGAGATAAAGGTTACAATCGGCGATAAGGGAGGAGAAATTGTGGTCATATCACATGAACTAGATATGGTCATCACTCGAAAACATCTGGACGACGCTATACTCTACCATTCTTCGTCACATGAAGAGTTCATAAAACAAAGTCGCCATCTCAATAGAGTTTGGGTCGAGACCGGAAAGGCTGCGTAGCTACATAAAACAATTATCACAAGGCTGAAATACGAACTTCCTACTTGCTCGGTTCTATACCTGCTAATAAAAGCACACAAAGTCCTTCCCTCTGCTCTTCTTTTAGAAGACCACAGAGGTATTCAAAGTACGTCCTATCAGAAGCAATCTAGGTGGCCCTACGGATAGAATATCTTGGCTTTCAAACGCTATACTTGCATTATTGCTCAAGTATGTTCCCGCGCATCTATCCAACACCATGTTCCTTGAGCAGCTCCAAAGAGCGCATTCAGGAAAAGAAGGTGTCATCGAATCTTTCGATGTCACATCGCTTTATACAAATGTTTCAAACAGCGCCGCAATGCAAGCTGTGTTCGAGATACTCGTAGAACACCGAGACACTCTAGATTTGCACGGGTTTTCCATAAGGCAAATTATGAAGCTCCTGGATGAATGCTTAACGTGCTCCATTTTTCGTTGGACCGGACACTATTATATACGGGTCAAGGAATTAGCCAAGGTACAAAGACCAGCTCCCACACTAGCGTTGCATTCATGGCCAAAATAGAACGACCCATTTTGGAACGAAAACCTTTTCTGTACTGCCGTTACGTTGATAAactgttgcattatatgcCCCACTCAAGGTGAGATGGACACTTGTTTCGAGCTTCTAAACCAACAGTCCCCTCACATACGGTTCACAAAGGAGAAACCTAAAGAAAACTGGCTGTCCTTCCTTAGTAATAGAAGTACAGTGGTCCTATGGTGAATGGAAGACACGATGGAAAACCCAGcaacaaaacattttattacattgtctttccgctcacccttggaaaactaagaaatctgtgGTTAGAATCATGTTTAAGGCAACCGTAAAGGTGACATCAGATGTCCAGCagcggatcgatgcgatcaacctagcgcaacgCATCGCTAATTCTAGCGGGTGATTTAGCGTGTAGGCCAGACCTTGGTGGGCTACAGTAGTTGACTCGAATAAGGTCAATTTCTGCCCGCCGTTCATAACTGACGACCAGGGGAAAGCTATACGGCTAGTCTGGTAAAATGCAGTTtcgaggaccaagtgagaattgtgaaaatacctccaacaaatctcaagaagcaatTAGTTCGAAATAGAGTGCACGATCGCTTCTTTCTtactccagactgtgtaatatgcccattcgggaaggaaTGACGACTGCAtagtctctggtgtagtctaaTTTCGTGCTAAAAATGTGGGACCAATACATCAGCGAAACAGAACGAGCTtttgtgttcgcattaaagaacatctaaataGGATGAACCagtcgaatgcagcaactcacTTCGGagctcaccgcag
This is a stretch of genomic DNA from Necator americanus strain Aroian chromosome II, whole genome shotgun sequence. It encodes these proteins:
- a CDS encoding hypothetical protein (NECATOR_CHRII.G6935.T3); the encoded protein is MLRNIVNLERIITTWEQKPTGTRRLLCSTTTIHLVPYKLLKWISLLVDLFLLATNSVPSNVDPLLVMPNYSIETQKLRFSSGGPIDVCRPQLTQSSVKEADSMFPLNLYATLHAYYNVQTLFHTGVALHKYEEKLFLVENAATGR
- a CDS encoding hypothetical protein (NECATOR_CHRII.G6935.T2) → MLRNIVNLERIITTWEQKPTGTRRLLCSTTTIHLVPYKLLKWISLLVDLFLLATNSVPSNVDPLLVMPNYSIETQKLRFSSGGPIDVCRPQLTQSSVKEADSMFPLNLYATLHACDYYQQRWIRCAAHSNTLLWITPSNAPNNSLASTINNSVKTNFT